Sequence from the Vanessa tameamea isolate UH-Manoa-2023 chromosome 4, ilVanTame1 primary haplotype, whole genome shotgun sequence genome:
AAACAACCAGTGCTCATTATCTCCTTAGAGCAATTAATTTGTGTTGCAAACACCAAAAGCCACATAGAGCCCACTTTGTACACACTTACTGATTTACTCTTAAGAGTTGTATAATAGGACTGAGGGGTGATAGGAACAATTGAGTTTCAAGTTCCCTTGATGGTCTGTAGCCAAAAaggtttttgttaaatataacatgtacttttgtaatttattaatgtgtttgaaacacttatattaatatgaattacatTTAATGGAATTGAGTGTAACCAAAGATTTTTTCAGTCTCAACCAAAGTGTACATTACAATGAGAATGATATTCATAATACattggatttaaatattttctaacagGCTCGAAAAAACAAAGACATAACACAATAAATTGTTGAATACCACtgtagtttaataattatagtaattatattaaaagttacttcctatcattattgtataaattaccatattttttttactgatttttAAACACAATGTATCTGaaagtattacaaatatttatggtaCTACATATATCTACTCGAGTTGCCAAACTGCTTGAATCTCaaatgtgattatttatttgcatgaaTGAAAAGGCTTGGAAGTAAAAGTGCAATTTTTtctaacaatgttttttatttcccCTAgagacattaattaattaaatataaactttaatttcctaaaaaatattcattatggttaaaatttatttaaaatcctcTTGTAATACAAAGTTAGAGGCAATGTTGGACTACCTTGTAACAATCTTTTATCAAATACATTAAAGTTTACTTTCTgaagttttgttaaatatttatcaatggcAATTGCTGGTAAGAAAATctgatttgttatttttggtaCTTGAATACTTCTAGCCTGGAACAAAAGTTGTAATTATTgtcaattgataataatttaaacaaattttagtatcatttgaatattacaatgtttctgagaaaacttgtaaaaacctaatttctttaaattacagCAAGGCTTATTGAAttctaaatctataatatatgtatatttaaaaaaaaaattacatattttaattattacattggTCTCAAGTCAAcagttccaattttaaatctGGAATGTATTAGACATTACTCTTAAATCTTAATTATCTACATATAGTACCTTTTCCAAGTGGCTGTTGGCTCTGCTAGCTACCTCAAATATGACATTTCtcatattttcattatcatttcCTCTTAGAACAGACTCTTGACTGACTTGATGCTTCATCAATATATCCATTGGTAAAGATACTGTCTTATGATAGTTAAATACATGGACTGACCTGAAAAGTATTGTTATCGTAACTAATAGTTTATACATTATTTGGTAAATATCACAAATcacattatttatgaaattctgGTATAATAATAATGGCTTTTTGACATAATTCCAGCAATGGAGTCATACTCAGAGGATCTTGAGGATCTTGAGATCTTGTTATAGTGCAAAGGTGAATGTTGATTTTGCACTcttttgtgcactataatagtGTACCCTCACTCATACTGCTATTGATTAAGCACAGAACTAAGGGTTTTATAAGTACACTAAAGCTAAAGCAGGTCTTTTTTAGATGTTGAACAACATAGGAAACTTGgaccaacaaaaaaataaaaaataatctattattaattatgagttATATCTTCAAACTTATACATAGTTAAAATAACCTCATGTGAAATGTATTCCATAAGCGCTTTCCTCTTTGGCTCCTGCTAACACCTAAGgtgatatttttctataaaattcttaattatgttgtaattatagtaattatctaataaaatgaGAAATTCATAGACTTTTCTATCATAAAACCCATACAGTATCACAATTGTAAGATCAGTTGTTATAATATCAAACCATACCTGAGTATATTAGCCATTCCCTGTGCTTTACCCAAATGGGAGGCAGCATGGTCTGCATGTACATTTGTTACACCGGCAATACAGAGaagtaagtaatatattgttGAAACTGTATTCTCAGTGTATATTTCCACATCTTCCATTGTTCTGAAGTATTTTGTTTTGAGTAAACTTTGCCTTGATGAAATAAGCCTTTCTATATATCTTTTTGGTAATTTGTAACTAATACAAACCTACAAAGTGATATaatagttgtaaatatattgtgatggAACTTATGCTTGTCTTTTTAGatcagtaaatttttatttaccttgtaTAATTCTTGAGTAATGGGATTGGCCGGTATTTTGTATGACTGTTGGTTTTGATATATCAAGTTGACAGCATCTTGCCAGAACTGAAGTCTCATTGCTGCAGTTTGAGGATCTGTAGTTTGATCCTGAACCCTTGCTATTTCAGCATTGAAAGCTCGTACAACAAAAGCTGGAGATCGAAGAGCTTTGGTCATGAGCAGTGTTGCTAAGTAATTTTCATAATCATGCTGTCTACCTGTGGAAAATTAAGAAGTACGAGAaggttttcttttaaaaaaatcctaaatgttttatttccttattttagTACTAGTAAAtagatttctttaattttaccttACAATGTTTGCACAATATTGTAGTGAGTTTTTACTTGATGTGGCTTTTTGGGTTACAGATCTTGTTAATGGATAAATCCTAAGGGTATTCTTTAAATGGTAAAACATGTTtagtttatgaaatatatattattaagtgtgGTAgtatagttaattatatatttcaaactaattatatgatatttaaattattttttagttactaTTAAGGAATTGTAttaatgttcattttatttaaatagtaattaaattcaaataactcGTAAGAGAGATCTCccttgaaaaatatatacttcaaatTTCCAATGTCAAATGTCAGTTCACTGTCACTAAACACAGAGTAGGTAACCACTACGTCAGGTCATTATTTcctatttcttttaattaccatataatatataaaaaataatattagctaCTGTACAAACCATGGCCGCGTGTAATGGTTGCAataatgctagcagcatttcaacgttgaatcgcaattctgatcctcCGAGTGCATAATGGAAACAACGTGATAAGgtgttaaacttttattaaggGTTTTTCACTATTACTCCAAGATGTTTCAACTGCAATTCGAACAAAGATATTATTAGAAACAAGACGATATAAATATTCGTCATATTTCTATCGTTTGCTTGCTTTAGCTCCGGCCCTTAGTACTGTTATGTGATGTGTGGCAAAGCCAGTATATCGCCAGTGTATCAAAGCATACAGCGTCTCAAACTAGAGCCCCACTTAGTTCCCAGGGACTTAGTGTGCCTTCAGGAATGCCACCATCGCACTAATTCCACGGGGCTCGATATCAGCTGGACAACGATAGTAGCAAGAGTCCTTTTTATGGAATAAACAAAACCGAGGCGGAAATGACTACCTGAACTCCTTGGACAAGAAAGACTGTTTACCTATGCCCAAAAAGTGTAGCTCCTTTTCACAGTCTCGATCCAGAAATCTACACTTGGCTGCGAACTATTACAAATAGTGATGTGGTttacccttttttttttaattacttcggTGTAGGctgtttgtatgtaaaataagaGACATCAATAATCTACAaccttattttctttatttacaataaaaaatccttaatactaaataatggTTATATGAAGCAATTTTAATCGATTCCATTTGTATCGGAATCAATGTAGAAACCAAATATAAGTCGGTACctaaatacaaacatacattgatgatgaattaaaaaatacggaACTAAACGCAGTTGTCAGTTTTCACATTATTCCGcgcaagtatttttttctttactttatattttatactttaaggAATCAAGttttagatacaaaataataatcattatttttaatatttcatgtacttaattaaatataaatacacaaaatattcaaaaacgcAATGGAagtaaaatgctttaaaaaaaagtaaaatactttattaaaaatgacaacCTAGACAAGGAACCcagtttaagaaaaatattttaaacattttccttTCAAAAT
This genomic interval carries:
- the LOC113394359 gene encoding NADH dehydrogenase (ubiquinone) complex I, assembly factor 6 isoform X3; this translates as MTKALRSPAFVVRAFNAEIARVQDQTTDPQTAAMRLQFWQDAVNLIYQNQQSYKIPANPITQELYKVCISYKLPKRYIERLISSRQSLLKTKYFRTMEDVEIYTENTVSTIYYLLLCIAGVTNVHADHAASHLGKAQGMANILRSVHVFNYHKTVSLPMDILMKHQVSQESVLRGNDNENMRNVIFEVASRANSHLEKARSIQVPKITNQIFLPAIAIDKYLTKLQKVNFNVFDKRLLQGSPTLPLTLYYKRILNKF
- the LOC113394359 gene encoding NADH dehydrogenase (ubiquinone) complex I, assembly factor 6 isoform X2, giving the protein MFYHLKNTLRIYPLTRSVTQKATSSKNSLQYCANIVRQHDYENYLATLLMTKALRSPAFVVRAFNAEIARVQDQTTDPQTAAMRLQFWQDAVNLIYQNQQSYKIPANPITQELYKVCISYKLPKRYIERLISSRQSLLKTKYFRTMEDVEIYTENTVSTIYYLLLCIAGVTNVHADHAASHLGKAQGMANILRYVHVFNYHKTVSLPMDILMKHQVSQESVLRGNDNENMRNVIFEVASRANSHLEKARSIQVPKITNQIFLPAIAIDKYLTKLQKVNFNVFDKRLLQGSPTLPLTLYYKRILNKF
- the LOC113394359 gene encoding NADH dehydrogenase (ubiquinone) complex I, assembly factor 6 isoform X1; this translates as MFYHLKNTLRIYPLTRSVTQKATSSKNSLQYCANIVRQHDYENYLATLLMTKALRSPAFVVRAFNAEIARVQDQTTDPQTAAMRLQFWQDAVNLIYQNQQSYKIPANPITQELYKVCISYKLPKRYIERLISSRQSLLKTKYFRTMEDVEIYTENTVSTIYYLLLCIAGVTNVHADHAASHLGKAQGMANILRSVHVFNYHKTVSLPMDILMKHQVSQESVLRGNDNENMRNVIFEVASRANSHLEKARSIQVPKITNQIFLPAIAIDKYLTKLQKVNFNVFDKRLLQGSPTLPLTLYYKRILNKF